Proteins found in one Thermopolyspora flexuosa genomic segment:
- a CDS encoding response regulator: protein MPDRAKILLVDDREENLIALEAILSSLDIVPVRARSGEEALKALLNTDFALILLDVRMPGMDGFETAAHIKRRERTRNIPIIFLTVVDSAPDFAFRGYAAGAVDYLTKPFDPWVLRAKVSVFVELYNMNRRLAEQAALLRERLTAELPPGDQGAVLAELSRRLFAVEEELARVREAAGPSPDPALATALRDLGKRVGDLRAGFDAFSG, encoded by the coding sequence ATGCCCGACCGCGCCAAGATCCTGCTCGTCGACGACCGTGAGGAGAACCTGATCGCGCTGGAGGCCATCCTCAGCTCGCTCGACATCGTCCCGGTGCGGGCGAGGTCCGGGGAGGAGGCGCTCAAGGCGCTGCTCAACACCGACTTCGCGCTGATCCTGCTGGACGTGCGCATGCCGGGCATGGACGGCTTCGAGACCGCGGCGCACATCAAGCGGCGGGAGCGCACCCGCAACATCCCGATCATCTTCCTCACCGTGGTGGACAGCGCCCCCGACTTCGCCTTCCGCGGGTACGCCGCGGGCGCGGTCGACTACCTCACCAAGCCGTTCGACCCGTGGGTGCTGCGCGCCAAGGTGTCGGTCTTCGTCGAGCTGTACAACATGAACCGGCGGCTCGCCGAGCAGGCCGCGCTGCTGCGGGAACGGCTCACCGCCGAGCTGCCCCCGGGCGACCAGGGCGCGGTGCTCGCCGAGCTGTCCCGCAGGCTGTTCGCGGTGGAGGAGGAGCTGGCCCGGGTACGCGAGGCGGCGGGCCCGTCCCCCGACCCCGCCCTCGCCACCGCGCTCCGCGACCTCGGCAAGCGGGTCGGCGACCTGCGCGCCGGTTTCGACGCGTTCAGCGGCTGA
- a CDS encoding HAMP domain-containing protein: MTAVTAADERTERVYTESELRPLLDTLMAWRDGDFRRRVPYAPPGILSEIRLLLNEVADRREHLASELKRVRNEVVKEGRFGARLTPSPGGGAWSESVEAVNSLIDGLVSPMTAAADVIDAVAKGDLSRRIDVDRRSRGEVRRLAKTVNGMVDQLALFTTEVTRVAREVGSEGQLGGRANVRGLSGSWRDLTEAVNTMSSRVSAQVRDIALVTTAVAKGDLSRKVQVDAVGEMFELKNTVNQMVDTLSQFAEEVTRVAREVGTEGRLGGQARIRGVSGVWKDLTESVNVMAGNLTTQVRAIADVATAVAQGDLSKKITAEAQGEVLELKETLNTMVDRLSLFADEVTRVAREVGTEGRLGGRAEVKGVSGVWKDLTDNVNSMATNLTYQVRNIAQVTKAVASGDLTKKIDVDAQGEVLELKSTMNTMVDQLASFASEVSRVAREVGTEGRLGGQAQVHGVSGVWKDLTDNVNYMANNLTAQVRQISAVAHAVVQGNLSKKITVDAQGEILQLKDTVNTMVDQLSMFADEVTRVAREVGTEGRLGGQARVTGVSGIWKDLTDAVNSMATNLTYQVRNIGEVTTAVANGDLTKKIDVDAQGEMLVVKTTINRMVDQLQMFADEVTRVAREVGSEGKLGGQARVEGVEGTWKRLTESVNELARNLTTQVRAIAAVTSAVARGDLTRSITVDAPGELAELKLNINTMVANLRETTRANQEQDWLKTNLARISRLMQGHRDLVEVSRLIMSELTPLVAASYGACYLADPEDEGHLKLIAGYGVQPGIPGVRERFAKGEGVVGQAALEGKQILLENVPADRLTIRSGLSEAGPAQIVVLPIQFENQVLGVLELATLNRFSEIQLDFLTQLGETIGVTINTIIANSRTEALLKESQRLATELQERSDELQRQQEELRRSNAELEIKAAQLAKQNRAIEIQNFQIEQARRTLEERAEQLAVSSRYKSEFLANMSHELRTPLNSLLVLAKLLSENPDGNLTPQQVEFARTIHGAGSALLQLINDILDVSKVEAGRMDIHPQQLGLDKLVEYVDATFGPLAQDKGLDFAVEVDDDVPRELYTDEQRLQQVLRNLLSNAVKFTPSGSVRLRIGRAPADTPFVDESLRRAEDVLSFAVIDTGIGIAADKLDVIFEAFRQADGTTSRKYGGTGLGLSICREIARLLGGEIHVVSEPGAGSTFTLYMPARYSGPLTAEDGGVATGASRAAQQAVRERTGEAQAAGTDVVPPEIPLPADPPVPRVAEDLPDGREWTGEDPLNGAKILIVDDDIRNVFALTSVLERHGATVVYAENGREGIEQLGRHDDVALVLMDIMMPEMDGWATTSAIRRMPQFADLPIIALTAKVMRGDREKSIASGASDYVPKPVDVDRLLERLRGWLLRRRGEGSSGSLEGS, from the coding sequence ATGACGGCTGTCACGGCCGCTGACGAACGGACCGAACGGGTCTACACCGAGTCCGAGCTGCGCCCCCTGCTGGACACGCTCATGGCCTGGCGGGACGGCGACTTCCGGCGCCGCGTGCCGTACGCACCCCCGGGGATCCTCAGCGAGATCCGGCTGCTGCTCAACGAGGTCGCCGACCGCCGCGAGCACCTGGCGAGCGAGCTGAAGCGGGTGCGCAACGAGGTGGTGAAGGAGGGGCGGTTCGGCGCGCGGCTCACCCCAAGCCCGGGCGGCGGCGCCTGGTCGGAGAGCGTCGAGGCGGTGAACTCGCTGATCGACGGCCTGGTCAGCCCGATGACCGCCGCCGCCGACGTGATCGACGCGGTGGCCAAGGGCGACCTGTCGCGGCGCATCGACGTCGACCGGCGCTCCCGCGGCGAGGTACGGCGGCTCGCCAAGACCGTGAACGGCATGGTCGACCAGCTCGCCCTGTTCACCACCGAGGTGACCCGGGTGGCGCGCGAGGTCGGCTCGGAGGGGCAGCTCGGCGGCCGGGCGAACGTGCGCGGCCTGTCCGGCAGCTGGCGCGACCTCACCGAGGCGGTGAACACGATGTCGAGCCGGGTCTCCGCCCAGGTCCGCGACATCGCGCTCGTCACCACCGCGGTGGCCAAGGGCGACCTGTCGCGCAAGGTGCAGGTCGACGCGGTCGGCGAGATGTTCGAGCTGAAGAACACCGTCAACCAGATGGTGGACACGCTCTCCCAGTTCGCCGAGGAGGTCACCCGGGTGGCCCGGGAGGTCGGCACCGAGGGACGGCTCGGCGGCCAGGCCCGGATCCGCGGGGTGTCCGGCGTCTGGAAGGACCTCACCGAGAGCGTCAACGTGATGGCCGGCAACCTCACCACCCAGGTGCGGGCGATCGCGGACGTGGCGACCGCGGTGGCGCAGGGCGACCTGTCGAAGAAGATCACCGCGGAGGCGCAGGGCGAGGTGCTCGAGCTGAAGGAGACCCTCAACACGATGGTCGACCGGCTCTCGCTCTTCGCCGACGAGGTCACCAGGGTCGCCCGCGAGGTCGGCACCGAGGGGCGGCTCGGCGGCCGGGCCGAGGTGAAGGGCGTGTCGGGGGTGTGGAAGGACCTCACCGACAACGTCAACTCGATGGCCACCAACCTGACGTACCAGGTGCGGAACATCGCCCAGGTGACGAAGGCGGTGGCGAGCGGCGACCTCACCAAGAAGATCGACGTCGACGCCCAGGGCGAGGTGCTCGAGCTGAAGAGCACCATGAACACGATGGTCGACCAGCTCGCCAGCTTCGCCTCGGAGGTGTCCCGGGTGGCCCGCGAGGTCGGCACCGAGGGACGGCTCGGCGGCCAGGCCCAGGTGCACGGCGTGTCCGGGGTCTGGAAGGACCTCACCGACAACGTCAACTACATGGCGAACAACCTCACCGCCCAGGTGAGGCAGATCTCCGCCGTGGCCCACGCGGTGGTGCAGGGCAACCTGTCGAAGAAGATCACCGTCGACGCGCAGGGCGAGATCCTCCAGCTCAAGGACACCGTCAACACGATGGTGGACCAGCTGTCGATGTTCGCCGACGAGGTGACCCGGGTCGCCCGCGAGGTCGGCACCGAGGGGCGGCTCGGCGGCCAGGCCCGGGTGACCGGCGTGTCCGGCATCTGGAAGGACCTCACCGACGCGGTCAACTCGATGGCCACCAACCTGACGTACCAGGTGCGGAACATCGGCGAGGTGACCACGGCGGTCGCGAACGGCGACCTCACCAAGAAGATCGACGTCGACGCCCAGGGCGAGATGCTCGTGGTGAAGACGACGATCAACCGGATGGTCGACCAGCTGCAGATGTTCGCCGACGAGGTGACCCGGGTCGCCCGCGAGGTGGGCTCGGAGGGCAAGCTCGGCGGCCAGGCCCGGGTCGAGGGCGTCGAGGGCACCTGGAAGCGGCTCACCGAGAGCGTGAACGAGCTCGCCCGCAACCTCACCACCCAGGTGCGCGCGATCGCCGCGGTGACCAGCGCGGTCGCCCGCGGCGACCTCACCCGGTCGATCACCGTGGACGCGCCGGGCGAGCTCGCCGAGCTCAAGCTCAACATCAACACGATGGTCGCGAACCTGCGCGAGACCACCCGGGCGAACCAGGAGCAGGACTGGCTCAAGACCAACCTCGCCCGCATCTCCCGGCTCATGCAGGGCCACCGCGACCTCGTCGAGGTGAGCCGCCTGATCATGAGCGAGCTGACCCCGCTCGTCGCGGCGAGCTACGGCGCCTGCTACCTCGCCGACCCGGAGGACGAGGGCCACCTGAAGCTCATCGCCGGGTACGGCGTGCAGCCCGGCATTCCGGGGGTGCGCGAGCGGTTCGCCAAGGGCGAGGGCGTGGTCGGCCAGGCGGCGCTCGAGGGCAAGCAGATCCTGCTGGAGAACGTGCCCGCCGACCGGCTCACCATCCGCAGCGGGCTGAGCGAGGCCGGGCCGGCGCAGATCGTGGTGCTGCCGATCCAGTTCGAGAACCAGGTGCTCGGCGTGCTCGAGCTCGCCACCCTCAACCGGTTCAGCGAGATCCAGCTCGACTTCCTCACCCAGCTCGGCGAGACGATCGGCGTCACGATCAACACGATCATCGCGAACTCGCGTACCGAGGCGCTGCTCAAGGAGTCCCAGCGGCTCGCCACCGAGCTGCAGGAACGCTCCGACGAGCTGCAGCGCCAGCAGGAGGAGCTGCGCCGGTCGAACGCCGAGCTGGAGATCAAGGCCGCGCAGCTCGCCAAGCAGAACCGGGCGATCGAGATCCAGAACTTCCAGATCGAGCAGGCCCGGCGCACCCTGGAGGAGCGGGCCGAGCAGCTCGCGGTCTCCTCGCGGTACAAGTCCGAGTTCCTGGCGAACATGTCGCACGAGCTGCGCACCCCGCTCAACAGCCTGCTCGTGCTCGCCAAGCTGCTCAGCGAGAACCCGGACGGCAACCTCACCCCGCAGCAGGTGGAGTTCGCCAGGACGATCCACGGCGCGGGTTCCGCGCTGCTCCAGCTGATCAACGACATCCTCGACGTGTCCAAGGTCGAGGCCGGGCGGATGGACATCCACCCGCAGCAGCTCGGCCTGGACAAGCTCGTCGAGTACGTGGACGCCACCTTCGGCCCGCTCGCCCAGGACAAGGGCCTCGACTTCGCCGTCGAGGTCGACGACGACGTGCCGCGCGAGCTGTACACCGACGAGCAGCGGCTGCAGCAGGTGCTGCGCAACCTGCTGTCGAACGCGGTCAAGTTCACCCCGTCCGGCTCGGTACGGCTGCGCATCGGCCGCGCCCCGGCGGACACGCCGTTCGTCGACGAGTCGCTGCGCCGGGCCGAGGACGTGCTCTCCTTCGCGGTGATCGACACCGGCATCGGCATCGCCGCCGACAAGCTGGACGTGATCTTCGAGGCGTTCCGGCAGGCCGACGGCACCACGAGCCGCAAGTACGGCGGGACCGGGCTCGGCCTGTCGATCTGCCGGGAGATCGCCCGGCTGCTCGGCGGCGAGATCCACGTGGTGAGCGAGCCCGGCGCGGGCAGCACGTTCACCCTCTACATGCCGGCGCGGTACAGCGGCCCGCTCACCGCCGAGGACGGCGGGGTCGCCACCGGCGCGTCCCGGGCGGCGCAGCAGGCGGTGCGGGAGCGCACCGGCGAGGCGCAGGCGGCCGGGACCGACGTCGTGCCGCCGGAGATCCCGCTCCCCGCGGACCCGCCGGTGCCGCGGGTCGCCGAGGACCTGCCCGACGGCCGGGAGTGGACCGGGGAGGACCCGCTCAACGGGGCGAAGATCCTCATCGTGGACGACGACATCCGGAACGTGTTCGCGCTCACCAGCGTGCTCGAGCGGCACGGCGCCACCGTCGTCTACGCCGAGAACGGGCGGGAGGGGATCGAGCAGCTGGGCCGCCACGACGACGTGGCCCTGGTGCTGATGGACATCATGATGCCCGAGATGGACGGGTGGGCGACCACCTCGGCCATCCGCCGGATGCCGCAGTTCGCCGACCTCCCCATCATCGCCCTCACCGCGAAGGTGATGCGCGGCGACCGGGAGAAGAGCATCGCATCCGGGGCCTCCGACTACGTGCCCAAGCCCGTCGACGTCGACCGTCTCCTCGAACGGCTCCGCGGCTGGCTGCTGCGGAGGCGGGGCGAGGGATCGTCCGGCTCCCTGGAAGGTTCGTGA
- a CDS encoding PP2C family protein-serine/threonine phosphatase codes for MTVTTQAVLAASFPPGEEAVPAATRFTREVMTAWAAMSISGDAERVIAELVAQVADGPFQVRWVHEGGTVRAEVAQHVAEHGGPWREPVHGVREWGVRSDGELRTHWTRLELPGGAAHPEEEIDAGFSRSPDWLGFLADASDLLAGTLDPDMVPAIIAQIVVPRIATWCAVYTPDQEGGPLRLAYLWHADESELDVLRARLAEVEVPVGDGPAASVLPLEDWQALALPLFARGRGLGVMCLGRRDRFPEDLMLLAEDIARRAALAVDNARLYHQQAVANRALQRSLLPPDLPDVPGLDYHVVYEPAGENNAVGGDFYDLFPGPGENTWRFAIGDVCGTGPEAAAVTGLARHTLRLLAREGYGVAAVVGRLNQAILEEGERARFLTLLHGEITVGADGLDLRLVSAGHPEALRLRPGGEVDVVASPQSLLGVFEEATFEAEQVRLAPGEVLLGVTDGVTERRSGDRLLDDDGGLARLLSECTGLSARAVAERIRRAVQDFAPEPSMDDLAILVLRAPGHAA; via the coding sequence GTGACCGTTACGACCCAGGCCGTCCTCGCCGCGTCCTTTCCTCCGGGCGAGGAGGCCGTTCCCGCCGCGACGCGGTTCACCCGCGAGGTGATGACCGCGTGGGCCGCCATGTCCATCTCCGGCGACGCCGAGCGCGTGATCGCCGAGCTGGTCGCGCAGGTGGCGGACGGGCCGTTCCAGGTGCGGTGGGTCCACGAGGGCGGCACGGTCCGCGCCGAGGTCGCCCAGCACGTCGCCGAGCACGGCGGGCCGTGGCGGGAGCCGGTCCACGGGGTGCGCGAGTGGGGCGTGCGGTCCGACGGCGAGCTGCGCACCCACTGGACGCGCCTCGAGCTGCCGGGCGGGGCCGCCCACCCGGAGGAGGAGATCGACGCCGGGTTCTCCCGGAGCCCGGACTGGCTCGGCTTCCTCGCCGACGCGAGCGACCTGCTCGCCGGCACGCTCGATCCGGACATGGTGCCCGCGATCATCGCCCAGATCGTGGTGCCCCGGATCGCCACCTGGTGCGCGGTGTACACGCCGGACCAGGAGGGCGGCCCGCTGCGCCTCGCCTACCTGTGGCACGCCGACGAGTCCGAGCTCGACGTGCTGCGCGCGCGCCTCGCCGAGGTGGAGGTCCCGGTCGGCGACGGCCCGGCCGCGTCGGTGCTGCCGCTGGAGGACTGGCAGGCGCTCGCCCTGCCGCTGTTCGCCCGGGGCCGCGGCCTCGGTGTGATGTGCCTCGGCCGCCGCGACCGCTTCCCCGAGGACCTCATGCTGCTCGCCGAGGACATCGCCCGGCGGGCCGCGCTCGCGGTGGACAACGCGCGCCTCTACCACCAGCAGGCGGTGGCGAACCGGGCGCTGCAGCGCAGCCTGCTGCCGCCGGACCTCCCGGACGTGCCCGGCCTCGACTACCACGTGGTGTACGAGCCCGCGGGGGAGAACAACGCGGTCGGCGGCGACTTCTACGACCTGTTCCCCGGTCCGGGGGAGAACACCTGGCGGTTCGCGATCGGCGACGTGTGCGGCACCGGCCCCGAGGCCGCCGCGGTGACCGGCCTCGCCCGGCACACGCTGCGGCTGCTCGCCCGCGAGGGGTACGGCGTGGCCGCCGTGGTCGGCCGGCTCAACCAGGCGATCCTCGAGGAGGGCGAGCGGGCCCGGTTCCTCACGTTGCTGCACGGCGAGATCACCGTCGGCGCGGACGGGCTCGACCTGCGCCTGGTGTCGGCCGGGCACCCGGAGGCGCTGCGGCTGCGCCCCGGCGGCGAGGTGGACGTGGTCGCCTCCCCGCAGTCGCTGCTCGGCGTGTTCGAGGAGGCCACGTTCGAGGCCGAGCAGGTACGGCTCGCGCCCGGCGAGGTGCTGCTCGGCGTCACCGACGGGGTGACCGAGCGGCGCAGCGGCGACCGGCTGCTCGACGACGACGGCGGCCTGGCCCGGCTGCTGTCCGAGTGCACCGGTCTGTCCGCCCGCGCGGTCGCCGAGCGCATCCGCCGTGCCGTTCAGGACTTCGCACCCGAGCCGAGCATGGACGACCTGGCGATCCTCGTGCTGCGCGCCCCCGGCCACGCCGCCTAG
- a CDS encoding S9 family peptidase, which translates to MKAVERWQARFRAPRMTLPRWARQAPSRAVYRCNTSGTWEIYAWDRVMGTTRQVTERPEGTAYGVLDPTGQWIWWFADNGGDECGVWMRQPWTGGPDEVVHPDVPPGHPAGIALSATGTAAIGRSSREDGFQVLLVRPGTTEPPVELYRHTEAMHVADMSLDGSLIAINHSEDRDARHPSLRVLTSSGRHVADLCDGPGKGVIGLRFAPVPGDRRLLCLHERRGRQEPLVWDPVTGEQREIWIRSPGDVTADWFPDGRALLIICNHRGRTELFRYDLGGGVMSPIPTPHGVIDEAAARLDGTVEYLWSSAAHPPLIRSSQGQVVINPAGPTAPPSVPLEDIDVDGPGGPIHAFVSRPQSGPPPYPTVFLLHSGPAVQDVDAFSPEVAAWVDHGFAVIRVNHRGSTGYGTAWRDALHGEVGHIELADVTAVREWAVARGIADRDRLVLAGTFWGGFLTLLGLGTQPKVWAAGIAAMPIADHAAAYAHEAEGLRACHRALLGGSPDEVPERYRACSPITYVDAVQAPLLVLAGENDPRCPIGQIDDYVAALTARSHPVEVYRYDAGHRTLVVEERIRQMQVRLEFARRHLG; encoded by the coding sequence ATGAAGGCCGTGGAACGCTGGCAGGCCAGGTTCCGTGCACCCCGCATGACCCTGCCCCGCTGGGCGCGGCAGGCCCCCAGCCGCGCGGTGTACCGGTGCAACACCTCCGGCACCTGGGAGATCTACGCCTGGGACCGGGTGATGGGCACCACCCGGCAGGTCACCGAGCGGCCCGAGGGCACCGCGTACGGCGTGCTCGACCCCACCGGCCAGTGGATCTGGTGGTTCGCCGACAACGGCGGGGACGAGTGCGGCGTGTGGATGCGCCAGCCGTGGACCGGCGGCCCCGACGAGGTCGTGCACCCGGACGTTCCCCCCGGCCATCCGGCGGGCATCGCGCTCTCCGCGACGGGCACCGCGGCGATCGGCCGCAGCTCCCGCGAGGACGGCTTCCAGGTGCTGCTGGTGCGCCCCGGAACCACCGAGCCGCCGGTCGAGCTGTACCGGCACACCGAGGCGATGCACGTCGCCGACATGTCCCTCGACGGCTCGCTCATCGCGATCAACCACAGCGAGGACCGCGACGCCCGGCATCCCTCGCTGCGGGTGCTCACCTCGAGCGGCCGGCACGTCGCCGACCTGTGCGACGGCCCCGGCAAGGGCGTCATCGGGCTGCGGTTCGCCCCGGTGCCCGGCGACCGGCGGCTGCTCTGCCTGCACGAGCGGCGCGGCCGGCAGGAGCCGCTGGTGTGGGACCCGGTCACCGGCGAGCAGCGGGAGATCTGGATCCGGTCCCCCGGGGACGTGACGGCCGACTGGTTTCCCGACGGGCGCGCCCTGCTCATCATCTGCAACCACCGGGGCCGCACCGAGCTGTTCCGCTACGACCTCGGCGGCGGCGTCATGTCGCCGATCCCCACCCCGCACGGGGTGATCGACGAGGCCGCCGCCCGCCTCGACGGCACCGTCGAGTACCTGTGGTCGAGCGCCGCCCACCCGCCGCTCATCCGGTCCAGCCAGGGCCAGGTGGTGATCAACCCGGCCGGGCCCACCGCGCCGCCGTCGGTGCCGCTGGAGGACATCGACGTGGACGGGCCGGGCGGACCGATCCACGCCTTCGTGTCCCGGCCGCAGTCCGGGCCGCCGCCGTACCCCACCGTGTTCCTGCTCCACTCCGGCCCGGCCGTGCAGGACGTCGACGCGTTCTCCCCCGAGGTGGCCGCCTGGGTCGACCACGGGTTCGCGGTGATCCGGGTGAACCACCGCGGCTCCACCGGGTACGGCACGGCGTGGCGCGACGCGCTGCACGGGGAGGTCGGCCACATCGAGCTCGCCGACGTCACCGCGGTGCGCGAGTGGGCGGTGGCGCGCGGCATCGCCGACCGCGACCGGCTGGTGCTCGCCGGGACCTTCTGGGGCGGCTTCCTCACCCTGCTCGGCCTCGGCACCCAGCCCAAGGTGTGGGCGGCCGGGATCGCGGCGATGCCGATCGCCGACCACGCGGCCGCGTACGCGCACGAGGCCGAGGGGCTGCGCGCCTGCCACCGGGCGCTGCTCGGCGGCTCCCCCGACGAGGTGCCGGAGCGCTACCGGGCCTGCTCGCCGATCACCTACGTGGACGCGGTGCAGGCCCCGCTGCTCGTGCTCGCCGGGGAGAACGACCCGCGCTGCCCGATCGGCCAGATCGACGACTACGTCGCGGCGCTCACCGCCCGGTCGCACCCGGTCGAGGTGTACCGCTACGACGCCGGGCACCGCACCCTCGTGGTCGAGGAGCGCATCCGCCAGATGCAGGTGCGGCTCGAGTTCGCCCGCCGCCACCTGGGCTGA
- a CDS encoding putative RNA methyltransferase codes for MLQDVIDHLACPVCRDGLGLAERTVRCPNGHAFDVARQGYVSLLAGSRGAGTADTPEMVAARERFLAAGHYAPLAARVAGLAAELAGDAPGLVVDAGAGTGYLLARVLDALAPDAAGIALDISKHAIRRAARAHPRIGAVVADVWRPLPVRDGRAALVTNVFAPRNGPEFARVLAPGGALLVVTPGPGHLGGLVDALGLLSVDQEKERRLAASLSRFFTIITEVTEEISLTLDHDAVEAMVRMGPSAHHVDPAALRRRIGDLPDPSVVPGLFRITIWKPNRGI; via the coding sequence GTGCTCCAGGACGTCATCGACCACCTCGCCTGCCCGGTCTGCCGGGACGGGCTCGGCCTCGCCGAGCGGACCGTGCGCTGCCCGAACGGCCACGCCTTCGACGTGGCCCGGCAGGGGTACGTGAGCCTGCTCGCCGGGTCGCGCGGCGCGGGCACGGCCGACACGCCGGAGATGGTCGCCGCCCGGGAGCGCTTCCTCGCCGCGGGGCACTACGCCCCGCTCGCCGCGCGGGTCGCCGGCCTCGCCGCCGAGCTCGCCGGGGACGCGCCCGGGCTCGTCGTGGACGCCGGGGCGGGCACCGGGTACCTGCTCGCCCGGGTGCTCGACGCGCTCGCGCCGGACGCCGCCGGGATCGCGCTCGACATCTCCAAGCACGCGATCCGGCGGGCCGCGCGGGCGCACCCGCGGATCGGCGCGGTGGTCGCCGACGTGTGGCGCCCGCTGCCGGTGCGGGACGGCCGCGCCGCGCTGGTGACGAACGTGTTCGCGCCGCGCAACGGGCCGGAGTTCGCCCGGGTGCTCGCGCCCGGCGGCGCGCTGCTCGTGGTGACCCCGGGCCCCGGCCATCTCGGCGGGCTCGTCGACGCGCTCGGGCTGCTCAGCGTCGACCAGGAGAAGGAGCGCAGGCTCGCGGCATCGCTTTCCCGATTTTTCACAATAATTACAGAGGTAACCGAGGAGATCTCGCTCACCCTCGACCACGACGCGGTCGAGGCGATGGTACGCATGGGACCCAGCGCCCACCACGTCGACCCGGCCGCGCTCCGGCGCCGGATCGGAGATCTGCCGGATCCGAGTGTCGTGCCGGGATTGTTCCGAATCACTATTTGGAAACCGAATCGGGGAATTTAG